CGCATAGTTTTAATTACCGTGGACCCGCGAATACGCACGTAGTATGAGCGCACTCGAACGGTTTTCCCTCGACGGAGAGGTAGCTATCGTCACCGGTGCGGCACAGGGACTCGGCAAGCAGATGGCGGCGGCACTCGCCGAAATGGGCGCGGACGTGGCGATCGCCGACGTGAACGCTGAGAAGGCCGAACGCACGGCGGCGGAGCTCGACGGCGAGACGGACGTCATCGGCGTGCCGGTCGACGTCACCGACGAAGCGTCGGTCGAAACGATGGTCGAAGCGGTCACCGACCGATTGGGGCCGATCGACGTCCTCGTCAATAACGCCGGCATCGTCGAGAACTCGCCCGCGGAGGAGACGAGTTTCGATTCCTGGCGGCGGGTCGTCGCCGTCAACCTCGATGGGGTCTTCCTCTGTGCGAAACACGTCGGTCGGCAGATGTTGGACCGAGAGGAAGGACGGATCGTCAACATCTCCTCGATGTCCGGGTTCGACGCCAACGTCCCGCAGAAGCAGGCCAGCTACAACTCGACGAAGGCCGGCGTATCGATGCTCACGGAGTCGCTGGCCGTCGAGTGGGCCGACCGCGGCGTCCGCGTGAACGCCATCGCGCCGGGATATATGCGGACTGAGCTCGTCGACGAGACGCTCGAAGAGAGCCCCGAGATGGAGGATACGTGGCTCGAAAACACGCCGATGGGTCGCCTCGGCCGACCCGAAGAGCTGCGCGAACTAGTACTGTATCTCGCGTCCGACGCCTCCTCGTATATGACCGGGTCGACGGTGCTGATCGACGGCGGGTACACGTCCCGATAGCCCGACTGAGACCGATAGGACGGTCACCGAGAACGGTTGCTAATTTCTCTTGCGACGCTACTCCGCCGGGAGCGTCCGCATTCGTTCTTTCGCGTCCTCCCACGCCTCCGACGACGACGGCTCGTACGTTTCGAGCGCGAACGATTCCCCGATGAGTCGACGGCCCGCTTCGACGTCCGGAAGCGTGCCGACGGCGACAGCCTGTGTCAGGACGTTTCCGACGGCCGTCGCCTCCACCGGACCGGTGGTCACCGGTCGTCCCGTCGCGTCCGCGAGAAGCCGACAGAACAGCTCGTTGCGGACGCCGCCGCCGCCGAGGACGATCCGCTCGGGCGATCCCTCGACCGCTGCAGTCAACCGCTCGAACGCGAGCGCCGTCTTGGTCACGAGGCTGTCCAACAGACAGCGAGTGACCGCTCCCGGTGTGGTCGGGACCGGCTGTTCTGTCCGACGGCAGTACGATCGGATCTGTTCGGGCATCGGCTCATCGATGGAGAAGCAAGAAGCGTCAGGATCGACCAGCGCCGTCCCCGTGTCCACTCGCTCGGCCGCGGACAGGAGGTGGTCATAATCCACCGACTCGCCGGCAGCCCGCCACGCCGTGCGACACTCCTCGAACAGGAAGAAGCCGTTGACGTTCTTCAGGAATCTGACGGTGTCGTCGGCACCGAGTTCGTTCGAGAACGCGTGCTCGAACGCCGCGTCAGTGAGGACCGGTTCGTCCCGTTCGACGCCCAAGATGAACCACGAACCCGTGTTCAAGAACGCGGCGTCGTCGGAGAGCGGGAGCCCGGCGACGGCCGCCGCCGTGTCGTGACTCGCGGGCGTGAGCAGTTCGAGCGGGGCTGACGGATCGGGCGCGAACCGCTCGTCGACCCGACCGAGCCGTTCTCCGGGCTCGGCGAGTCGCGGGAGGAGGCCGGTCGGCAGCCCCAGTTCGTCGAGGAGGTCCGTCGCCCAGTCCCGACGGCCGGCGTCGACCATCTGGGTCGTCGAGGCGATCGTCACCTCGCCCGCGGGTCGACCGCCCAGCAGGAACGACAGCAGCTGCGGCATCAAGAGCAGCCTGTCGGCGCGTTCGAGCAGTTCCGGTTCACGGGCGGCGATCGTGTGGAGCTGCCACAGCGTGTTCGGCGTGTTCCAGTTCGTGAGGCCGGTGGCCTCGAACAGCCGTCGCTTTCCGACCGAATCGAACAGGTCCTCGCGTGTGGCAGTCACCTCGGGGTCGCGGTACGACGTCGGCGCGCGGACGAGTTCGCCGTCCGCGAGGAGACCGAAGTCCAGCCCCCACGTGTCGATGCCGACGGTGTCCACCCGATCGGCGCGGTCGGCGGCGGCCGCCAGTCCGGCCGCGATCTCGTCGACGAGCGCCTCGACGTCCCAGACGTACCGCCCGTCGCGTTCGATCGGCCCGTTGTCGAACCGATGTACTTCGCTAACCTCGAACGTCGAAGGGGTGACGGAGCCCAGATACACCGTTCCGCCGCTGGCACCGAGATCGATGGCAACGTGGTTCATCGGCTCAGCTCCCGACACTCACTGCCCGTAACTGTCGAGTTTCTCGCTCAGGCGGCCGATCTCGTCGTCCGGGAGGACCTCCGGGTCACCGATAGCGCGAGCCTGGTAGTGGATGCGGGCGCAGTACTCGACCATCAGCGCCACGGTGTAGGCGTCTTCGAGAGAGTCGTCCGCGGTCAACACGCCGTGGTTGCGGAGCAGCGTCGCGTTGTAGGAGTCGCCGAGGGCGTCGACCGCGGCCTCGCCCAGTTCGGCCGTCGCGTGCGTTGCATACTCCGAGGCCGGGACCTCCGTTCCGGTGAACGCGAGGAGGTAATGCGACGCCGGAATCGACTCGCCGAGGGAGGCGAATGTCGTCGCGTACGGCGAGTGCGTGTGGACCACGCCGCCGACGTCGGGGCGCTCGCGGTAGACCGCGAGGTGCATCGGGACCTCCGTCGACGGGTCGACATCGCCCTCGACGACGTTGCCGTCGGTGTCGACAATCGGGACGTCGGACGGGTCGATGTCCGCGTACGGAATGCCCGACGGACTGATCGCGATGTGGTTCTCGTCGAGCCGAGCGCTGAGGTTGCCGCCGGTACCGGTCGTCAGGTCGTCCTCCAGCAGGCTTCGGCCGTACTCGCAGATGGCGCTACGCGTCTCGTAATGAGGGATTTCTGTCTCTGACATTCGTACGTGATGTGAGTTGTCGCGGGATGGTAAATAACGCGGTGGTTCGATGCCTAGACGGCAACGTCGCGTCGGTGAAGACGGACACACGCCGAACGCGCAGGTCGTCTTCGGTTTTCGAAGGCGGGAAACGGTTCGTAAAGTGTTGCAGCGATTCGTGAAGGGCTCCAGCCCTTCACGAAGAACAGCTCCGGTCGCTTACATTTGGCCTTCGAGCGCAACTTCGGCATCATCGCCGAGTTTGCGCTGATGGACGGTCTCACCATCTTCACCGTCAAACAGGTGAACGTCCTCGTCGGGAACCTCGACGTACACCGACTCACCCTCGCTGATCGCTCGCTGTCCGTCGACCTCGACGATGAACGTCCGGTCGGCGTCCTGATCCGTCGCACGGAGGTAGACGTACGAGATGCTACCCATCGGCTCGACCACGTCGACTGTGGCCTCCAGCTCGTGGCTGGATCTGGCCGTCTCGTGGATCTGCGCGTCCTCCGGACGAACGCCCAACACGAGCTCGCTCTGGCTCCCGGCCGCCGACTGCATCTCTTGGGTGAGATCGAAATCGAACCCGTCGAGGCGAAGCGTCCCGCCCTCGATCTGGCCCTCGAAGAAGTTCATCGACGGCGACCCGAGGAACCCGGCGACGAACCGGTTTGCCGGCCGGTAGAAGCACTCAAGCGGCGTGCCAACCTGCTGGAGTTCACCGTGGTTGAGGACGACGAGCCGGTCGCCCATCGTCATCGCCTCGGTCTGATCGTGCGTGACGTACAGCGTCGTCACGCCGAGTTCGTTCTGGAGGCGGTTGATCTCGGTTCGCATCTCGGTTCGAAGCTTCGCGTCGAGGTTCGAGAGGGGCTCGTCCATCAGGAAGACGTCCGGGTTACGGACGATCGCCCGTCCGAGCGCCACCCGCTGCTGCTGACCGCCGGACATCTCGCCGGGAGTGTTGTCAAGCAGCCGACCTATTCCCATCTTCTCGGCCGTCTCGCGGACGCGGGTCTCGATCTCGTCGTCGGCCATATCCGTCGACATCTTGAGACCGAACGCCATATTCTCCTCGACGGTCATATTGGGGTACAGCGCGTAGTTCTGGAACACCATCGCGAGGTCGCGTGCCCGCGGGCCGAGTTCGTTAACGACCGTGTCGCCGATGACGACGTCACCCTCGCTCTGTTTTTCGAGTCCCGCAACGATGCGCAGGAGCGTCGACTTGCCGCTGCCGGAGGGGCCGACGAACACGACGAACTCGCCGTCATCGATCCGGAGCGAGACGTCGTCGACGGCGACGATCTCGTCATCGCCGGACCCGAACCGCTTCGTGACGTCGTCGAGGTCTATCTTTGCCATCGGTCCCCTCCGAGAGATCGGTCGATCCCCGCGGCTACGGGGAGGTGGTTCGGAGACGGTTCGGCCGGTCGTGTGTGTAGCGCGTTCATTCTTTGATCACCACGCCGAAGCTGAGTCCGGCAGCGAGATACCTGTTGACCGCGATGACGAACAGAACGACAGGGATGATCGTCGCGGTAGTCGCCGCGGCGAGCATCCCCCATTCGATCTGGCGCACACCGATGAACTGGTACACCTGCATCGTCACCGTCACCGCGTTGTTGTTCGTCAGCACCAACGAGAACAGCAGTTCGATCCACGCGAAGATGAAGCTGATGATCGCGACCGAGAAGATGCCGGGCTTGGCCGCCGGCAGGATCACCTTTCGGAACGCCTGAAACTGCGTCGCACCGTCGACGCGTGCGGCCTCCTCGAGCGTCTCCGGGATGCCGTCGAAGAAGGCCTTCATCACCCACACGACCAACGAGATGTTGATCGTGATGTACATAAAGATCATCCCGATCCGCGTGTCGTAGAGGTTCAGCGCCCTGAAGATCACGAAGAACGGGATGATGACGGCGACGGGCGGGAGCATCCGCGAGGAGAGGATCCACACGAGGACGTCCCGCTGTTTCGGAATATCGTACCGCGAGAGCACGTACGCCGCCGGGACCCCGATCAGCAGGACGAGGATCACGGAGGCGCTGACCATAAACACGCTGTTGAAGAACGCGTTGACGAAGCTCGACTGCTGGAGCAACTGGATGTAGTTGTACACCGTCGGCAGGAAGATCCAGTCCGGCGGCAGCGAGATGGCGTCCCTCGGTGGCTTTAGCGACATCGAGACGATCCAGTAGAACGGGAAGAGGACCACGAACGACCAGACCAACAGCGCGGCGTGGCGGCCGACAGCGACGAGTCGCTCCCGGTTCGTCTTCGACAGTCGGCTGTCGGGCTGTCGCGGGTCGTCGACGGTCGCCATCAGTCCCACACCCCCTCGAAGCCGACCTTGATGATCAGGATGTTACACAGCGCGATGATGCCGACGAGGTAGACGATGGCGATCGCGGCCGCCCCGCCGAGGTCGACGAACGTGAACCCGGTCTGGAAGATGTTGATGCTCACCAACTCCGTCGCCGTCCCGGGGCCGCCGCTCGTGAGGCTGAACACCAGTCCGAACGTTCGGAACAGGTCGATCAGCCGAATCAGGATGGCGACGAACAGCACCGGCTTCATATACGGAATGATGACGTGGACGTAGCGACGCCAAAGGGGCGCGCCGTCGACGCGCGATGCTTCGAGCAGCGTCTTGGGGACCGAGGACATCCCCGCGTAGAAGATGATGAACATAAACGGGGTCCAGTTCCACGTGTCCACCAGAATCACCGTCAGCAACGGTACGTCACTGAGGAAGTTCGGAGCGACGAACGGCGTGAACTGCTGGATCATATACGGGATGATCCCGATCTCGGTGTTCAGCATAATCCGTCCGATAGTCGCGAGCGAAACCGGCGCGACCGCCATCGGGATGATGAAGATGATTCGGTAGAACGTCTGCATCCGATCGGACTTGACACCGGTCACGAGCGCGGCGAGGACGAACCCGATGCCCGTCTCTAACGCCAACGCGCCGGCGACGAACGTGATCGTGATCACGAAGGAGTTGATCGCCCCGCCGCTGGTGAACACCCGTTCGTAGTTCGCAAGCCCGTTGAACTGGCCCACCGTGTTCGGGTCGGTGAGCTGATACTTGACGAGGCTCAGATACAGGTCGTACGCTCCGGGGAAGATGGTGATCAGTAGCATCACGAGCACCATCGGCGTCATAAACCAGTACGGGAGGTAGTCGTTCCACAGCTCCCGGAGCCTCGCCAGTCCCGATGGGGCCTGCGATGCGGTTTGAGTCGGTGTACTCATTTGGAGTCTTGAAGGCTGTCTGTCGTCTTACTCGCTGACGATGTCTTCGGCTGCCGACGCGGCGTCGGTCATCGCTTCCTCGGCGCTTTGAGAGCCGGCGATCGCTGTCTGCAGTTCCTCGGAGTAGGTCTGTCCCCACTCGGGGTACTGGCTGTCGAACGGATCCGGCGCGGCCTCCTGTAGCGACTCCAACGTCACGTCCGCGAAGTTTCCGCCGACGCGGTCGCGGTACTCGTCGTTCTCCCAGACGGACTGTCGCACCGAGAAGCCGGCTCCGTTCTCCACGTGCATCCACGTGTTGGTCGGCTCCGAGGAGGCCCAGATCATGAACAGGAACGCCTCCTCGGAGTTCTCGGCGTTCTGTGACGTCGCGATCTGCCACGCGAACGCGTTCGGTGAGAACTCACCGTCGGCCGGCGATGGCGCTTTGGCGACCGCGATCTGGTCGGCCACGTCCGAGGACTCGGGGTCGGTAAGACCGGGCCAAAACAGGTTCGCGTCGGAGACGATGTGTCCGGCACCGCCGGACTGCATCGTCGAGAGGACGTCCGACCAGACCTGACTGGAGGCACCCTCCGGACCGTAGTCTTGGAGGAGGTTCACGTACCACTCCGCCGCGGCGATGGCCCCCTCCGAATCGAGTCCGGAGTCGCCCGGGTAGCTGTCCCAGAGCTCGGCACCGAACTGCCGGATGAACGTGTTGAGGATGTAGATGTTCATTCCGTAGCCCTGCTGGCCGCGACCGACGGTCCCGACGATGTCGTCTTCCTCCTCGTGGATCGTCTGGGCGTTGGCGCGGAACTCCTCTAGCGTCTCGGCGACTTCGAGATCGTACTCGTCGTAGAGGTCCGA
This DNA window, taken from Halobellus sp. LT62, encodes the following:
- a CDS encoding ABC transporter ATP-binding protein, with the protein product MAKIDLDDVTKRFGSGDDEIVAVDDVSLRIDDGEFVVFVGPSGSGKSTLLRIVAGLEKQSEGDVVIGDTVVNELGPRARDLAMVFQNYALYPNMTVEENMAFGLKMSTDMADDEIETRVRETAEKMGIGRLLDNTPGEMSGGQQQRVALGRAIVRNPDVFLMDEPLSNLDAKLRTEMRTEINRLQNELGVTTLYVTHDQTEAMTMGDRLVVLNHGELQQVGTPLECFYRPANRFVAGFLGSPSMNFFEGQIEGGTLRLDGFDFDLTQEMQSAAGSQSELVLGVRPEDAQIHETARSSHELEATVDVVEPMGSISYVYLRATDQDADRTFIVEVDGQRAISEGESVYVEVPDEDVHLFDGEDGETVHQRKLGDDAEVALEGQM
- a CDS encoding extracellular solute-binding protein, coding for MTSQRNRKRRNFLKAAGVGLLGGLAGCTRGGDSGGGTGTGDSNSGDGGGDSGGDSEELAIPLSEYENADIDWRQFEGSTINIGAVEHAWVDAIEPAVPVFEELTGIEVVWNVLPEQEFRTKRLTDVSTGAGEWDVFFLDQVVNQFRESGWLQALDPYFEDDSMYDEEWYGMDDLFEATRWQAHGGGYSDTWTGMPITVEVQTQFYRSDLYDEYDLEVAETLEEFRANAQTIHEEEDDIVGTVGRGQQGYGMNIYILNTFIRQFGAELWDSYPGDSGLDSEGAIAAAEWYVNLLQDYGPEGASSQVWSDVLSTMQSGGAGHIVSDANLFWPGLTDPESSDVADQIAVAKAPSPADGEFSPNAFAWQIATSQNAENSEEAFLFMIWASSEPTNTWMHVENGAGFSVRQSVWENDEYRDRVGGNFADVTLESLQEAAPDPFDSQYPEWGQTYSEELQTAIAGSQSAEEAMTDAASAAEDIVSE
- a CDS encoding carbohydrate ABC transporter permease, with product MATVDDPRQPDSRLSKTNRERLVAVGRHAALLVWSFVVLFPFYWIVSMSLKPPRDAISLPPDWIFLPTVYNYIQLLQQSSFVNAFFNSVFMVSASVILVLLIGVPAAYVLSRYDIPKQRDVLVWILSSRMLPPVAVIIPFFVIFRALNLYDTRIGMIFMYITINISLVVWVMKAFFDGIPETLEEAARVDGATQFQAFRKVILPAAKPGIFSVAIISFIFAWIELLFSLVLTNNNAVTVTMQVYQFIGVRQIEWGMLAAATTATIIPVVLFVIAVNRYLAAGLSFGVVIKE
- a CDS encoding rhamnulokinase — translated: MNHVAIDLGASGGTVYLGSVTPSTFEVSEVHRFDNGPIERDGRYVWDVEALVDEIAAGLAAAADRADRVDTVGIDTWGLDFGLLADGELVRAPTSYRDPEVTATREDLFDSVGKRRLFEATGLTNWNTPNTLWQLHTIAAREPELLERADRLLLMPQLLSFLLGGRPAGEVTIASTTQMVDAGRRDWATDLLDELGLPTGLLPRLAEPGERLGRVDERFAPDPSAPLELLTPASHDTAAAVAGLPLSDDAAFLNTGSWFILGVERDEPVLTDAAFEHAFSNELGADDTVRFLKNVNGFFLFEECRTAWRAAGESVDYDHLLSAAERVDTGTALVDPDASCFSIDEPMPEQIRSYCRRTEQPVPTTPGAVTRCLLDSLVTKTALAFERLTAAVEGSPERIVLGGGGVRNELFCRLLADATGRPVTTGPVEATAVGNVLTQAVAVGTLPDVEAGRRLIGESFALETYEPSSSEAWEDAKERMRTLPAE
- a CDS encoding carbohydrate ABC transporter permease, whose translation is MSTPTQTASQAPSGLARLRELWNDYLPYWFMTPMVLVMLLITIFPGAYDLYLSLVKYQLTDPNTVGQFNGLANYERVFTSGGAINSFVITITFVAGALALETGIGFVLAALVTGVKSDRMQTFYRIIFIIPMAVAPVSLATIGRIMLNTEIGIIPYMIQQFTPFVAPNFLSDVPLLTVILVDTWNWTPFMFIIFYAGMSSVPKTLLEASRVDGAPLWRRYVHVIIPYMKPVLFVAILIRLIDLFRTFGLVFSLTSGGPGTATELVSINIFQTGFTFVDLGGAAAIAIVYLVGIIALCNILIIKVGFEGVWD
- a CDS encoding SDR family NAD(P)-dependent oxidoreductase, producing MSALERFSLDGEVAIVTGAAQGLGKQMAAALAEMGADVAIADVNAEKAERTAAELDGETDVIGVPVDVTDEASVETMVEAVTDRLGPIDVLVNNAGIVENSPAEETSFDSWRRVVAVNLDGVFLCAKHVGRQMLDREEGRIVNISSMSGFDANVPQKQASYNSTKAGVSMLTESLAVEWADRGVRVNAIAPGYMRTELVDETLEESPEMEDTWLENTPMGRLGRPEELRELVLYLASDASSYMTGSTVLIDGGYTSR
- a CDS encoding class II aldolase/adducin family protein — encoded protein: MSETEIPHYETRSAICEYGRSLLEDDLTTGTGGNLSARLDENHIAISPSGIPYADIDPSDVPIVDTDGNVVEGDVDPSTEVPMHLAVYRERPDVGGVVHTHSPYATTFASLGESIPASHYLLAFTGTEVPASEYATHATAELGEAAVDALGDSYNATLLRNHGVLTADDSLEDAYTVALMVEYCARIHYQARAIGDPEVLPDDEIGRLSEKLDSYGQ